A window from Engraulis encrasicolus isolate BLACKSEA-1 chromosome 11, IST_EnEncr_1.0, whole genome shotgun sequence encodes these proteins:
- the rexo4 gene encoding RNA exonuclease 4: MSQAPSKASQGAVNSAGANKKKTGKDKRKKFMKAQKKTPMEKQKMTWGPPKDTQQFSSNWKNLLEIMKSNPDNSKQKEPQKTNPNGKKDNLQKRKAKDSAKPEQTPGSDTKQNQGPTKSFKNDRGGEAGKAENKANKRKVNGSLPESNKQVTKKRKIEEPAEKKPTEEDLWFDDVDPDDIETAVGQEAADIVRRRTGVKPTDAQSTEKALVKEHCFEGVTRAVAMDCEMVGVGPEGEESILARCSMVNQFGKCIYDKFVRPTERVTDYRTAVSGIRPDDIREGEDFKIVQKEVAEILDGRVLVGHAIHNDLKVLLLDHPKKKIRDTQKYKPFRKLVRSGRPSLKVLSREILNVKVQQGEHSSVQDAQATMRLYTMVKKDWEKYVKEGKLHGVAEREKAIRKPRAPKKKMTTVQANTVIAL, from the exons ATGTCTCAAGCGCCGTCTAAAGCGTCCCAGGGTGCTGTTAACTCTGCGGGGGCTAATAAGAAAAAGACAGGTAAAGACAAAAGGAAGAAGTTCATGAAAGCCCAAAAGAAAACGCCCATGGAGAAACAGAAGATGACTTGGGGACCTCCAAAGGACACACAGCAGTTCTCTTCGAACTGGAAAAATCTGCTTGAG ATCATGAAGTCAAATCCCGATAACTCAAAGCAGAAGGAGCCGCAGAAAACAAACCCAAATGGCAAGAAAGACAATCTTCAAAAAAGGAAAGCAAAGGACAGTGCCAAGCCAGAACAAACGCCTGGTTCTGACACCAAACAAAACCAAGGTCCTACAAAGTCCTTCAAAAATGACAGAGGAGGTGAAGCTGGAAAGGCAGAAAACAAAGCCAACAAGAGGAAAGTGAACGGCAGCCTCCCCGAGAGCAACAAACAGGTTACGAAAAAAAGGAAGATTGAGGAACCAGCTGAAAAGAAACCTACTGA GGAAGACCTCTGGTTTGATGATGTGGATCCTGATGACATCGAGACTGCTGTGGGGCAAGAGGCTGCCGACATAGTGCGAAGGAGGACAGGTGTGAAGCCGACGGACGCACAGAGCACAGAAAAGGCACTTGTGAAGGAGCACTGCTTTGAGGG GGTGACAAGAGCCGTAGCCATGGACTGTGAAATGGTGGGCGTGGGTCCTGAGGGTGAGGAGAGTATCCTGGCACGCTGCTCCATGGTCAACCAGTTTGGCAAGTGCATCTACGACAAGTTTGTGCGGCCCACTGAGAGGGTGACTGACTACAGGACGGCGGTCAGCGGCATCAGGCCAGATGACATCAGGGAAG GCGAAGATTTCAAAATTGTACAGAAGGAGGTGGCTGAGATTTTGGATGGACGAGTTCTGGTGGGCCACGCCATCCACAATGACCTAAAG GTTCTGCTGCTTGACCACCCCAAGAAAAAGATCCGTGACACTCAGAAATACAAGCCCTTCAGGAAGCTTGTCAGG aGTGGCCGTCCGTCTCTTAAGGTCCTCTCTCGCGAGATCCTCAACGTCAAAGTGCAGCAGGGGGAGCATTCATCG GTCCAGGATGCTCAGGCCACTATGCGTCTGTACACCATGGTGAAAAAGGACTGGGAGAAGTATGTGAAAGAGGGAAAACTCCACGGCGTTGCGGAGAGGGAGAAAGCCATTCGTAAGCCCAGAGCCCCTAAGAAGAAGATGACCACAGTACAGGCCAACACCGTAATAGCGCTGTAG
- the cacfd1 gene encoding calcium channel flower homolog, with the protein MSSEEAAAPTKTVTDDDGMSWWYRWMCKIAGVLGGISCAIAGVWNCVTVNPLNIVAGVWMILNAFVLFLCEVPFCCQFIEFANAVAARADKLKPWHKAVFYCGMAIVPVALKFSFNTLLGNAIAFATGVLYGLASLGKKGDAVGYARLQHQKQPDEEKPVDDGAQ; encoded by the exons ATGAGCTCCGAAGAGGCCGCCGCTCCAACTAAAACAGTCACTGACGATGACGGCATGTCATGGTGGTACCGATGGATGTGCAAAATCGCAGGAGTCCTTGGGGGaatat CCTGTGCAATAGCTGGGGTGTGGAACTGTGTGACGGTGAATCCCCTAAACATTGTAGCCGGAGTCTGGATGAT CTTAAACGCCTTTGTCCTGTTTCTTTGTGAGGTACCGTTCTGCTGTCAGTTCATCGAGTTTGCCAATGCTGTGGCTGCACGTGCAGACAAACTCAAGCCCTGGCATAAAGCTGTCTTCTACTGCGG GATGGCCATAGTTCCGGTTGCGCTCAAGTTCTCCTTCAACACTCTTCTGGGGAATGCGATCGCCTTTGCCACCGGGGTCCTCTACGGCCTTGCTTCACTGGGCAAGAA GGGTGATGCAGTTGGTTACGCTCGCCTGCAGCACCAGAAGCAGCCAGATGAGGAAAAGCCGGTGGATGACGGAGCACAGTAA
- the zmat1 gene encoding zinc finger matrin-type protein 1 isoform X2, translated as MSQISNSVCLPQNAENAIESDVNLNQDSATVLEAETVINTHNSSSQVEDSEDLRELLTDDYCHICEAVLLFEAQRTSHYEGKKHAQKVRLYLLSKKSQNPDKDTTVLQQAGSSVDKEKFCELCNMVFSSSVVAKSHYEGKVHAKNMRRFRPLDAKLKVECAQPSSPQMPDEPEATADGTATTTTALQVDNPATAAATSSAVASGVLVVQEVDLSDPNKHCRMCTATFNNPHMAQQHYAGRKHQRNQSRQQLMQELAEDGETASSLTCPICSVTFSSVEMYQSHMQGNKHQVKEKKVSDLCKSQQKVYDSFQDELADYIAVQKARGLQPKAGERGQQDRNEDTTTAPPPPPPPPPPPPPPPPALLPPSLFSLRFPPPHMARPPFHPPANHFGAWARGNPPTRPPPPFWEQGYNNQARPNSVPYAQHRPQGPGGRRPARGRSPDWSSSSSSSGSDSSSGSSSSSDSSSSSSSSSDSDDSRERRRRRKRKLKERGRRDRRKERRSAERSPRRRERDERGEEDRERRRSRRRKERQRRRKREGSEDRRPRRGERPRRRPHKEEEEEDWEGAKRRRTEHEDLRVGERENYAAGHVREEMVEEGGGHVTYGQDSIALMESIVGEEKSDKHKARHKKERKRKERSEEVDTRTEEEKLWDESIIGTL; from the exons ATGTCACAGATCAGCAATAGTGTCTGTTTACCGCAAAATGCGGAGAATGCTATTGAAAGTGATGTTAATCTTAACCAAGACTCGGCAACTGTGTTAGAGGCCGAGACAGTAATAAACACTCACAATAGTAGTTCGCAGGTTGAAG ACTCTGAAGACCTGAGGGAGCTGTTGACTGATGATTACTGCCACATCTGTGAAGCTGTGCTGCTGTTTGAGGCCCAGAGGACTTCCCATTATGAG GGAAAGAAACATGCACAAAAAGTTCGTCTGTACCTCCTGTCAAAGAAATCTCAGAACCCAGACAAAGACACTACAGTACTGCAGCAG GCTGGAAGCTCTGTGGATAAAGAGAAGTTCTGTGAGCTGTGCAACATGGTCTTCAGTTCATCAGTGGTGGCCAAGTCTCACTATGAGGGCAAGGTCCACGCCAAAAACATGCGCAGATTCCGGCCCCTTGATGCCAAACTGAAGG TGGAGTGTgcacagccctcctctcctcaaaTGCCAGACGAGCCAGAGGCGACAGCTGATGGCACTGCCACCACCACGACGGCATTACAGGTGGACAaccctgccactgctgctgccaccagCTCTGCAGTCGCCAGCGGTGTCCTCGTGGTGCAGGAGGTGGACCTGAGTGACCCCAATAAGCACTGCCGCATGTGCACCGCCACCTTCAACAACCCACACATGGCCCAGCAGCACTACGCCGGCCGCAAGCACCAGCGCAACCAGAGCCGCCAGCAGCTCATGCAGGAGCTGGCCGAGGATGGGGAGACAG CGAGTTCCCTAACCTGTCCAATATGCAGCGTGACCTTCAGCTCGGTGGAGATGTACCAGTCTCATATGCAAGGGAACAAACACCAGGTCAA GGAGAAAAAGGTTTCAGACCTGTGCAAGTCTCAACAGAAAGTCTACGACTCCTTCCAAGACGAGCTGGCCGACTACATAGCGGTGCAGAAGGCTCGTGGCCTGCAGCCCAAAGCAGGGGAGAGAGGCCAACAAGACCGGAATGAAGACACGACTAccgctcctcctccgccacctcctccccctcctcctccgcctcctcctcctcctgccctcctacctccctctctcttttctcttcggTTTCCCCCTCCACACATGGCCCGtccccctttccaccctccgGCCAATCACTTTGGAGCCTGGGCGAGGGGCAACCCACCAACGCGCCCCCCGCCTCCCTTCTGGGAGCAGGGCTACAACAATCAGGCCCGACCAAACTCTGTGCCCTACGCCCAGCACCGGCCCCAGGGTCCAGGTGGGCGGCGGCCAGCCAGAGGCAGGAGTCCTGATTGGTcaagctcctcttcctcttccgggTCCGATTCTTCTTccggtagcagtagcagcagcgacagtagcagcagcagcagcagcagcagcgactcTGACGACTCCAGAGAGCGGAGGCGGCGACGGAAACGAAAGCTTAAGGAAAGAGGGCGCAGAGACAGGAGGAAAGAACGGCGCAGCGCAGAGAGGTCACcgcggagaagagagagggatgagagaggtgaGGAAGATCGCGAGAGGAGAAGAAGCAGGCGACGGAAGGAGCGGCAGAGGAGGCGCAAGAGGGAGGGGTCGGAGGACAGgaggccgaggagaggagagaggccgaGGAGGAGACCTcacaaagaagaagaggaggaggattggGAAGGAGCAAAAAGGAGAAGAACAGAACATGAAGACCTCagggtgggcgagagagagaactATGCTGCTGGTCATGTCAGAGAAGAGATGGTTGAAGAAggaggaggtcatgtgacgtacgGACAAGACAGCATTGCACTGATGGAGAGCATCgtgggggaggagaagagtgacAAGCACAAAGCCCGAcataagaaagagaggaagaggaaggaacgAAGTGAAGAGGTGGACACCAGGACGGAGGAGGAGAAGCTTTGGGATGAGTCTATAATTGGCACCCTGTGA
- the zmat1 gene encoding zinc finger matrin-type protein 1 isoform X1: MSQISNSVCLPQNAENAIESDVNLNQDSATVLEAETVINTHNSSSQVEVDSEDLRELLTDDYCHICEAVLLFEAQRTSHYEGKKHAQKVRLYLLSKKSQNPDKDTTVLQQAGSSVDKEKFCELCNMVFSSSVVAKSHYEGKVHAKNMRRFRPLDAKLKVECAQPSSPQMPDEPEATADGTATTTTALQVDNPATAAATSSAVASGVLVVQEVDLSDPNKHCRMCTATFNNPHMAQQHYAGRKHQRNQSRQQLMQELAEDGETASSLTCPICSVTFSSVEMYQSHMQGNKHQVKEKKVSDLCKSQQKVYDSFQDELADYIAVQKARGLQPKAGERGQQDRNEDTTTAPPPPPPPPPPPPPPPPALLPPSLFSLRFPPPHMARPPFHPPANHFGAWARGNPPTRPPPPFWEQGYNNQARPNSVPYAQHRPQGPGGRRPARGRSPDWSSSSSSSGSDSSSGSSSSSDSSSSSSSSSDSDDSRERRRRRKRKLKERGRRDRRKERRSAERSPRRRERDERGEEDRERRRSRRRKERQRRRKREGSEDRRPRRGERPRRRPHKEEEEEDWEGAKRRRTEHEDLRVGERENYAAGHVREEMVEEGGGHVTYGQDSIALMESIVGEEKSDKHKARHKKERKRKERSEEVDTRTEEEKLWDESIIGTL, from the exons ATGTCACAGATCAGCAATAGTGTCTGTTTACCGCAAAATGCGGAGAATGCTATTGAAAGTGATGTTAATCTTAACCAAGACTCGGCAACTGTGTTAGAGGCCGAGACAGTAATAAACACTCACAATAGTAGTTCGCAGGTTGAAG tagACTCTGAAGACCTGAGGGAGCTGTTGACTGATGATTACTGCCACATCTGTGAAGCTGTGCTGCTGTTTGAGGCCCAGAGGACTTCCCATTATGAG GGAAAGAAACATGCACAAAAAGTTCGTCTGTACCTCCTGTCAAAGAAATCTCAGAACCCAGACAAAGACACTACAGTACTGCAGCAG GCTGGAAGCTCTGTGGATAAAGAGAAGTTCTGTGAGCTGTGCAACATGGTCTTCAGTTCATCAGTGGTGGCCAAGTCTCACTATGAGGGCAAGGTCCACGCCAAAAACATGCGCAGATTCCGGCCCCTTGATGCCAAACTGAAGG TGGAGTGTgcacagccctcctctcctcaaaTGCCAGACGAGCCAGAGGCGACAGCTGATGGCACTGCCACCACCACGACGGCATTACAGGTGGACAaccctgccactgctgctgccaccagCTCTGCAGTCGCCAGCGGTGTCCTCGTGGTGCAGGAGGTGGACCTGAGTGACCCCAATAAGCACTGCCGCATGTGCACCGCCACCTTCAACAACCCACACATGGCCCAGCAGCACTACGCCGGCCGCAAGCACCAGCGCAACCAGAGCCGCCAGCAGCTCATGCAGGAGCTGGCCGAGGATGGGGAGACAG CGAGTTCCCTAACCTGTCCAATATGCAGCGTGACCTTCAGCTCGGTGGAGATGTACCAGTCTCATATGCAAGGGAACAAACACCAGGTCAA GGAGAAAAAGGTTTCAGACCTGTGCAAGTCTCAACAGAAAGTCTACGACTCCTTCCAAGACGAGCTGGCCGACTACATAGCGGTGCAGAAGGCTCGTGGCCTGCAGCCCAAAGCAGGGGAGAGAGGCCAACAAGACCGGAATGAAGACACGACTAccgctcctcctccgccacctcctccccctcctcctccgcctcctcctcctcctgccctcctacctccctctctcttttctcttcggTTTCCCCCTCCACACATGGCCCGtccccctttccaccctccgGCCAATCACTTTGGAGCCTGGGCGAGGGGCAACCCACCAACGCGCCCCCCGCCTCCCTTCTGGGAGCAGGGCTACAACAATCAGGCCCGACCAAACTCTGTGCCCTACGCCCAGCACCGGCCCCAGGGTCCAGGTGGGCGGCGGCCAGCCAGAGGCAGGAGTCCTGATTGGTcaagctcctcttcctcttccgggTCCGATTCTTCTTccggtagcagtagcagcagcgacagtagcagcagcagcagcagcagcagcgactcTGACGACTCCAGAGAGCGGAGGCGGCGACGGAAACGAAAGCTTAAGGAAAGAGGGCGCAGAGACAGGAGGAAAGAACGGCGCAGCGCAGAGAGGTCACcgcggagaagagagagggatgagagaggtgaGGAAGATCGCGAGAGGAGAAGAAGCAGGCGACGGAAGGAGCGGCAGAGGAGGCGCAAGAGGGAGGGGTCGGAGGACAGgaggccgaggagaggagagaggccgaGGAGGAGACCTcacaaagaagaagaggaggaggattggGAAGGAGCAAAAAGGAGAAGAACAGAACATGAAGACCTCagggtgggcgagagagagaactATGCTGCTGGTCATGTCAGAGAAGAGATGGTTGAAGAAggaggaggtcatgtgacgtacgGACAAGACAGCATTGCACTGATGGAGAGCATCgtgggggaggagaagagtgacAAGCACAAAGCCCGAcataagaaagagaggaagaggaaggaacgAAGTGAAGAGGTGGACACCAGGACGGAGGAGGAGAAGCTTTGGGATGAGTCTATAATTGGCACCCTGTGA